The genomic stretch GCTGATCCTCCACAGTAGTAGGAACCAGAAAATATGGAATAGTAGTGCCACTATCTGTGGCATCAGTGGGAAAGATTGATGAATAAGGAAAAACTTTCTCATCAAACACAACATCTCTAGAGATAATCACTCTCCCATCAGGAAGAAGAGCTTTGTATCCCTTGTGAGTTCCACTATAACCCAGAAAAATGGACCTCATAGACCTGTTTTCCAGTTTATGGTTATTGTATGGCTTAATCAAGGGATAGCACAAGCATCCAAAAACTCTCAATGCAGAATAATCAGGCTTCTTGGAGTGAAGCTTCTCAAAGGGTGAGATCTCACCAATCACCTTAGATGGCATTCTATTGATCAGGAAAACGGCTGAAACAAAAGcatcatcccaaaaataaattGGAAGTGAAGCTTGTGTTAGTAGGGTGAGTCCTGTTTCAACAATGTGTCTGTGTTTTCTTTCTGCTAAACCGTTTTGCTGAGGGGTGTAAGGACAAGAGACCCTGTGAGCTATACCATTCTGCTTAAGAAAAGAAGTCAAGCCTTGATACTCTCCACCCCAATCAGATTGTAAGCATTTAATTCTAGTTCCCAGAAGGTTTTCTGATGATGATTTGAAAAGTTTGAAAACATCTATAACAGCACTTTTAGCCTTTAATAGATATATCCAAGTAAAACGTGTACAGTGGTCAACATAAGAGACATAATACTTGTATCCATTCCTTGAAGTAACTGGGGATGGACCCCAGAGATCAGAGTGCACAAGTTCTAGAGGAAGGTGAACAACAGATTCAGAGGCAGTGTATGGAAGTCTATGAGCCTTGGAAACACAACAGGAATGACACAATTGTTTTTCATTGATAGAATTAATAGGAAAATTACAGCTCTTGAGGACACTTTTAACAACATCTAAAGAAGGGTGTCCTAGTCTATTGTGCCACAAGGCTAGTTCAGGATTAATATCATGATTTGCACTAGCACTATGAGCTGAAATGGCTGAGCTGACTGAGTAAACAGCTGGTTTGCCTTGATTGAATGAAGCTGGAAATGAAATGGTGGAGCTAGAGCCTCTCTTGATTGGTGAATGGTCAACTAGGAAGTGGTACAAACCTTGATCAAAAACCCCCTTGAGCACGGTTTCCCGGGTTCCCAGATCCTTAACAAAACAGAGGTTAGGATGAAACTCAAAGAATACAGAATTATCTCTAGCAAACTTAGATACACTAAGAAGATTCTTGGTAATGCTAGGAACATGCAAGAGATTTTTAAGCATCAATTTTCTGGAAAAACTACAATGAGGCTTCAACTCTGATTCACCAATATTAGATATATGCACTGCTGAGCCATTTCCAAGTAGGAGCTTCTTACCTCCAGTATATTCTGAGCTGGTGTTAAGATTGCTCAGATCACCAGACACATGGTGAGTAGCCCCTGAGTCCGGGTACCAACTTGTTGAAGTTCCAgattcaaaaccaaactctgaTGCTGCAGCTGAATTTACTGATGAAGAAGGCCTTGCTGTGGCTGTCTGAACCAGATGAGCAGAGGGGTTAAAGTACCCTTGTTGTTGCTGATTCTGAGCATTTGCTCTAAACTGAGGCTGTGACAGTGGAGGAGAGTAATTTTGCTCAAATCGGTGCCAGCATTTTGTAGCAGTGTGACCCGGCTTATCACACAATTGGCAGACCACCTTGTTGTTGTTGCCTCTTCCAAAACCTCTTCCTCCTCTACCTCCCCTCTGATTTCTTGAGCCACCTCTGCCATTTCCCGAATTGAAATTGGAGTTGTAATCTCTTTTCTGGTTTGTCTGCTGCATCAGGTTTAGGACAGGTTGTGATCCTTCTGAGCTGGATGTGTGAGATCTTGTTGTCTCCATCCTGGACTCGAAGGTGAGCAAGAAGGCAGTGGCATCTCCTAAGCTCCATGAATCAGACCTTGAGCTTATAGCACACACAGCAGGATCATACTCTTGCCCAAGACCTCCAAGAATATGCATGACTTGCTCATCCTCTGATACTTTGCATCCTACAGATCCCAAAAGATCGAAATAATTTCTCATTTTCCCAATATAGTCACTCATGGTGAGAGAGTCTTTCTTCTGGTTTTGCATCATCTGCCTATACTGCATTATTTTTGCAGTGGATCTACTGGCAAAGTTGGTTTCGAGGGCACTCCAGATGTCCCTCGCCGATCTCAGTCCTACAACTAGACCGAGTGCTCCCTCTGATAGGGAAGAAAGAAGCCAAGCAGCCACTCTTCTATCTTGCCTTTGCCAAGCAATGAATTCTTCATTTGCAGTGATGGATCCTCCTTCTCCTTCTGCAATAAATATTGTCTGAGGTGGAGGTTGCTTTTCACCATTTAGATAACCTTCTAGGCCATAGCCATAAGCTGTGACATCCACCTGCTGTTGCCACATCAAGAAGTTGGTATCAGTCAATTTTACAGAAATTGGTGGAAGCTGGGCATAAATGGGCTGAGTCCCTTGACTCTGGACAGCCCCTCCAATCGTTGAGTTGGAGCTTGCCATTTgcagaaaacaaacaaaagaagagaaagaaaatcAGTATAGAGACAAGATCAAGAAGAccttgctctgataccatgaaaagAGTGACATGATACTGAGATTGTGAAAGCAAATGTTGACATAACTAAAAATAGAATGAGAGTTCAAAGCTACTGTTTCATTGATTGAAATGATATTGAATACAAGCAGCCATATATACTAGAGAACCGAACCATCTAGATCTCTCAAACAATTCTGATTACATAACTAAACACACCAACTAATCCCACTTAAGAATCTAATCCTAACAAACTGCCGTGCTCCTCATTCCTTGTAGCAACACATCCTTAAACGTACGGGAGTGGTCCCAAGCTTTATAAGCAACAGCTGGACATGATGGTGGTGATCCAATGCTCACACCATGAGCTTCAATACGTGCACCTTTCTTTCCAGATGTGCATGAGTCCAGGTCAGGACCATGTCCCACATGCACATCACCTTTGCCACGTCCTTCAGCTCTATCATCATCTTTAGCTCCATCATTGATTTCTTCAATCTTAACAAGCGCTGCTATATGACGAGTATTGTCCACTCAATGTGTGCTTCGTCAGAGTTGAGCTATTACTAAAAATTTAAGAAACCACAAAATTTACCGCAAGTGTGTATCTTACGTTTTTGTATGTATGTGAAACTAAAGATAGCATCACCTAAATGTCATTGATTATAAGTCATTGTACGAAGTTGACTTCAAGAATTCATTCATAGTCAGACTTCAGATAGGTCTTGCTCTTTTTTTATACTGAAACAGTTATTATATTATCAACGAATTAATACAGATTCATTGCATCAACCGTACGTCTTAGAATATTAAAGAAACATGATGCTATATATGTATACTTCATAATTAGTTTGTATAGAGCTCTTTCAATGTGAGAGTTATGCctataaatattaaagaaaCATGATGCTATATATGTATACTTTATGGTTGCACTTGGTCAACTATACCACCGGCTTAATTTCATTCTGTATTAGTTAATTGAAGTCTATGGATCTTTGTTAACAATTAACATAAAGTTATGTATGTGATCTACCTCAATGGTTCAACCATATTTCtcactttttaaaaatgagAATTCATTTATTATTTCCATCTTTTTTTTCTCAATGATTGCTAACCAAAACCTTAATCTTACTAATTTAGTTCTTCTAAAACTTCctctaattatatttaaatattttatcttcaaaatgactcataatggaaaggaaaaaaaatcctTATCTAGCTAGACGAACATAAATGGACTAATAACATAGGAAATTTTAGGATATCCGTCACTTAATTAAATCATAAATATGATTAATTTCTTATCAGTCTTATAAGatttggaaaaaaatattattctgTCCGTATACAGAATGACATCTTTTAGTGATCCTCAAAACGATGgcatttcattaaaataaatatttttacttttttatttccttattttaataaataaaacgacGTCCATGTTTTTTAGCAACACCGAGAAATGTCATGTTGTACACGGATGAGAACATATAGTAGTTGCTATGAAATTAGAAGATTTACCACTCAGATTCTCAGAAAGTAATGATTTTCAAAGATCATATATGGCTCGCTCCTTCTCCAAGAGTCGGTTCTTCCATCTTCGTATTCTACCTACGAGCTTCAACAAAAAATAGCTATTCCCCTAAACTGTGAAATAAGATTTTGCAAACAAGTAACTCATGTTTTTAGTGTCTAGTCTATTATCAAGTCTTATAGCACTAGCCAAAATtccaacaaaaaaatataactaatttatataatgaaatatCAATTCGTATATTCTCCTTTCATGCATTTATCTTTTCTAATCATGCTGATATAAAATGGAAGAACAAGTCATACAGTGCATGTCAGCATGTGACTTATTTTTGTATTCATAAAACACGTGATGATAAAGATACGAGTAAAAATATCTTGATCCATCCATACCATGTTGACATAGTGATGTGTGTACCATACCACTGACTTTTTGACAAATGGAATAAATAGAGCCCACATGCCACATTAATTGGACACATAATTGATAAACTAACGGTGCAATAATAAACGTCCATTTGCTATTTTATGGAAACTCTGCTTGAATATGGAAATTTTCATATGAAATTGCCGTTTCTATATACTattccaatatatatatatagatatctatataatataatattataggAAGATTTCCATATTCAAGTAGAGTTTTCATAAAATAGCAAATGGACGTTTCTTATTGCACTGTTAGTTTATCAATTATGTGTCCAATTAATGTGGCACGTGAGCTTTATTTATTCCATTTGTCAAAAAGTTAGTGGTATGGTACACCACATCACTATGACAACATGGTATGGAGAGATCATGAAGTTTTTACTCTAAGAAGAGATAGAAAATTGGTGAAAGTGtgtagatattaattaatttgatggATCTTGGCATTTCTTCAAGAATTGGGAACCTTAGCTTATTTAGACACATACCCGAACTCTATGAATATTCTCAATGTTCCACTTAATTAATGTATACATTGCAAACTAGAAAATCGCCTCGGTGGCTAGATTCTAAAATTAGTCACACATAGGTATTTAGTGATTTATGGCTAATCTCTGAAAAAAagacaaattttttttattggaatGCAATGGCCAAAATGGTAGTATTATTCTTAGTGCTCATCTAAAATGGCCTAATAATTGTATTTTTGGTTTTCCTAACATATATACTCTGAAAGATCAATATATATTTTCTGGTGGGCCCATAAGCCATTTTTCTGGTTTCtaatttctataaatggaaattGGTTGTTATTGTTTGATATTCGGTTCATTAGAGTATTTGCTTTGCGAATATTTATTGAGTTTATTAACTCGTGTTCATTAAGTGCAACATGCAACATAAAGACAACTACATTCACCTCGTCCTTGTTCAATTGATTGTGTAATCACATTATaatataaacaattaaatacTCCATGAGATTGGGTGTAACAAAAATTCAAATTGAATAAACAATATACCGggcattttatatatatttcattaTAGATATGCCAATGAAAGGAAAATTTTCATAAGATAATAATGTTAAATTAAAAAGGTTGAAGTTTATATTCAATAGtgaaggaaagaaaaaaaatactacaaaCGTGTTTGTCACATGATGTATCAAACCAATCACAATTACAAAAAGAGAGGATTATAAGTAAGTAGTTTCtgcaattaaattttttatgacCCAACTTATTTGAATACATTAAAAACATGAAGAAATTCGAGACCAAATCCATTTATTTGTACCTATCACTCTATCAGCGCAATTTTGGGCCATGATTTATTCCATTTTAAACTGGGTCCACTTATATAGTTACACAATTTAGTTCTTCTTAAGACCACAATATAAGGAAGAATAAAAATCAtagtgtattttaattttttcaataagTTGATATAGTGAGCTGCAATGGATATATATAGTAATACTACTAGTAGAAGAAATGGTCTAACAACACTCTGAGTAGAATTGATTGTACAAGTAAAtttgaaaaacaaaacaaactcatTTCTAAAGATGAAACAGAAGGAATCATTTTTAGATTTGGATGATTTGTTTTTCCTTTACTCTTTCTTTTTGACGTGATTTAGGTAGAAAAATTATTTATAGCAGGTTAAAGATACAAAAAAGAATAAAGGTACACAAAAAAAGTTGAAAAAGCGTTTTCTGCGAACGTGGTCATGGTATGTGCCTAATTCTAAAGTACAATCTAATGTACACATATATTCCATCTTTGTATAAATTGATTTGAATGATTTTTTCGAACTGAATTCAAGTTTTGAAATCACACATTATCTTAATTTTGACCAAATGAGCATCATGCATATGTCAAACTCCTTGATACTAAAAAGAGTACAAAATATTCCATTGTGTATAAGGAATAAAggaaatatatagaaaataggCATCTAAATTTAGTGCATTATGTCACTAAACAAATGCAAGAATATCaggaaaaaatcaaaacttaCACATGATTTTGAAGTGTAAAGATCACTTTTGTGATCATGGATTTCGCCATTGCAACACCTTTTTGGTTagtttatggaatatttcaaAGTTTCACTCCCACTTTTACATAGCATATTTCGGTTTATTACATTTCATCAAAAATAACCTCTCACGCGGAGAATGATAATGAATGACAACGTACTTTGTAAAACACTTCTCATCTATCTAATAGGACCGGAGTTCAAATAGTATCTCACAGACTTTGCATGATACTCACGCGATTTAAACCTATTATTTGGCGAGGAAACGTTTTACCAGTAAGTTATACTCCATTcgttttctaaaaatataaatttttccCTTGTTGGTAgcttcctaaaaatagaaattttccatttttgaaaatagaccccacaatccattaacactaatttcactactttttctcttcttctctcttactttatccatttttctcttcatttctcctactttatctatttttcctctctctctatcactttatcaattttgtattaaaatttgtgcagtgtccaaagtttctatttttagatgATAGGGCGAGTAGCATGTAGGACCTTTTTCTTCCCTTTATGTTTATTATAATTAGATACTATATGCATTAAGCATATAGTGGCCAGCCTTAGAACAATGCTTTTAGACAAAGCAAAATGCTTTGCACATAAACCTTTCAATCCAAACCTCAAACAAAGTTGTTACTAGGAATAAACTAAGCTCATCACTTCAAccggaaaaaaataaaaaagcacTAAAGCAACAAATCAACACATTATTTCATACCTCAAATATTTGTAACtcttccaaatccaaatccatcATGAATCCCCTCGACGACTACCGAATCAAAGACACGAGCGCGGCCGGAGCTGGATCGGCGGCGACAAAATCAGCACCACCTGCGACCTTGTCGAGCAGATGTTCTACCTCTACGTCCGCGTCGTCAAAGCCCGCGACCTCCCCACCAACCCCGATCCCTACGTCGAGGTCAAGCTCGGCAACTACAAGGGCAAAACGCAGCGTTTCGACAACAAAACCAGCCCTGAATGGAACCAGGTCTTCGCCTTCTCCAAACACAAAATCCACTCCTCCACCCTCGAAGTCTCCGTCCGCGACAAGGAGACGCTCGGCAGAGACAACTTCCTCGGCCGAATTCAATTCGATCTCAATGAAATCCCGACGAGGCTTCCCCCGGACAGCCCCCTCACCCATTAGTGGTACCGCCTCCTCCGAGGGGAAGTCATGCTTTCGGTCTGTATCGGATCGCAAGCAGACGAGGCGTGGCATTCGGACGCCGCCGCCGTGCATGGGGACGGAGTTTTCAGCGTCCGGTCAAAGGTGTACGTTTCGCCTAAACTGTGGTACCTCCGGGTCCACGTCATCGAGGCGCAGGACGTGGAGGGGGAGGACCGGAGCCAGCCTCCGCCAGCTGTGTTTGTGAAGGGTGTGGTTGGGAAGACTAAAATTTTCCCGAACCGGACCGCCAACCCGGTTTGGAATGAGGATTTGTTGTTCGTTGTTGCGGAGCCTTTTGAGGATGTTTTGGTTGTGACGATCGAGAGTAAGGTGGCCCCCACGAGGGATGAGGTGGTTGGGAGGATGAGCGTCTCGATGAACGCGCTGGAGAGGCGGATGGACCACCGGCTGGTTCACTCGCGCTGGTTTAATTTGGACCGGTTCGGGATGGGGGAATACATGGAGGGGAAGGGGCCGAAATTCTCGACGAGGATCCATTTGAGGGGATGTCTGGAGGGCGGGTACCACGTGTTGGACGAGTCCACGTTGTACATTAGCGACCAACGGCCTACCACCCGACAGCTGTGGAAACAACCGATCGGGATTCTCTAGGCCGGGATACTTAGCGCGAACGGGCTCCTCCCCATGATAGTGTGGGACGGGAGGGGTACCACGGACGCGTACTGTGTGGCCAAATACGGCCACAAGTGGGTCCGGACGCGGACTGTAGTCGAGAGCTTTAGTCCAAAATGGAACAAGCAGTACACGTGGGAGGTGTACGACCCGTGCACGGTGGTCACGCTAGGCGTATTGGATAACTGTCATTTAGCGGGCGGGAACGGAAGGGACTCGAGAATCGGGACGGTTCGGATCCAGCTATCGACGTTGGAGACGGATAAAATCTACACACATTCATATCCATTGCTAGTCTTACAACCCTCAGGATTGAAGAAAATGGGAGAGTTGCATCTTGCATTTAGGTTTACTTGCATTTCATTAACACAAATCATATACTTATATAGTAGGCCACTATTGCCGAAAATGCATTACATTCAACCATTCACAATAAGTCAATTAGATATATTGAGAAATGAAGCAATGAACATTATTGCATCAAGATTAGGTAGAGCAGAGCCTCCCTTGAGAAAAGAAGTGGTAGAATACATGCTAGATGTAGACTCTCACATGTGGAGCTTGCGGCGTAGCAAGGCCAATTCTTCCGAATCGCCTCCTTCTTCTCGGGCCTAGTCGCCACGAGCAGGTGGATAACGCAAGTTTGCCAGTGGAAGAATCCGATCACCACCATTCTAGTCCACGTCCTCCTATGCATCCTCGTGTGATACCCGGAGCTAATCATCCCCACCACCTTCCTATACATGTTTTTCATCTCGGTGTGGAACTTTAGGTTCCGTACTATCCACCCTCCACACATGGACACAAAAATGTCCTGGGCAGAGGGGGTGCATCCGGATGAGCTTGATGAGGAATTTGACACGTTCCCGACATCTAGACCACAGGGTTAGGAGCGTGGCCGGGAGGATACAGACCGTGGCGGGGGATATGGCGACGCAAGGAGAGAGGATTCTTGCATTGCTAAGCTGGAGGGATCCAAGAGCAACCACCATTTTCCTACTATTTTGCCTTAGTGCAGCTGTTGTTCTCTTTGTTACTCCTTTCAAGATTGTTACCCTTTTGGTAGGCTTGTTTTTGCTTAGGCATCCAAGATTTAGGAGCAAGATGCATTCAGCTCCGAGCAGCTTCTTCCGTCGATTACCCGCTCGAGCCGATAGCATCTTGTAGTACATAGCTCTTATTTCGGAGTTTTTTTCAGTCTCGAGTTTCGTTTCATCACATGTTACGCGTGCAACATTACTTATCAACATTGCAAGACTGAAATAATGGAGATAAATATTTTACAATAATTAAcattacttttttaaaaattgccaAAGATATTCATGGACGGTCCAGTGACTATTCCCCACGCTGATTTAATATTTACCCATTCTCTAGTGATGTAACTTTATTCCATCTTTGACCTATGCATACTATCTTAAAACTTTTAAagggtaaaaaatatttttgaaaaaatatttttctccaCTTATTCTAACATAATTCAGAATTTCAGCAATAATGCACCTAGTCCTCCATGAAACATGTTTTGTCTCCACTTTTTATTCTTTCAACTAAATTAATGCCCACTTTACtcaacataataataaaataaataaaataatggatCACTTGCAGATAGGCCAGAACTAAATTATTTTGGTAGCGTATATTGAAAAATGATAGCAGTAACAATGAAATAAAAGATGCAATATGAAATTTAACAGAAAATCCAAATAACTATAACCATTTTAACACACAACTTGTACAgaatgagagagaaaataggATCAGAATTTAGCAGAATTGAAATTTGAAGAATGCAAGAAGAGGTTGAAATTATTGAATTGAATGTGAACCAAGGAAATAGAGATTAGCAAGGATACGTCTCAAAATAACCACAAATCCctcaaaaataaagaaagaagcTAGAATTCGAATGCATATTCATGTTTTTTTCAACGGCTACAACTTACATAACCACGCCCCTCTTGTCAAAACAGCAAACAAGCTTCCTCGTCGGCATATTCTACGCCGTCGACCGCCCCCAAAAAACCCGAGCTGCTCACAACATGCAGTCCGTCCTCGCAGGCAGCCTCCGGAAGAAGTTGAGGGGCACGGACGGGAGCTTGTACCGGAACCTAGGATGTCTCAACACATAGAATCCGCCGAGGAGCGCCACAACTTGGAACGGCGTGACATACAGGACGGAAGCCGAGATCAAGCAGAAGATGACGAACAGGGCCGTCGCGCGAGGGTCCCTCCAGCTGAGCAGGTTCTGCAGCCTCTCCCCTTGTGTCGCCAAGTCGCCCACGACCGTCTGGATCCGCCCTGCGATGCTCCGGAGACGGTCGTACCTCATCCGCACTATGTCCGCTGGGCGGGAGGTCGGGAATGTGTCGAACTCCTCATCGAGCTCGTCGGGGTGGGCGTTGTCCGCGCAGGAGAGGCGAGTGTCCATGTGGGGCGGGTGCCTCGGCCTCCACCGGTAGTACCACACCCCGATCAGAAACAGGTAGAGGAAGACCGTCGGCAAGATCAACTCGGGGTACATAACGAGGATCAGAAACAGGATGTGGATGAGCACGGTGGTGATCGGGTTCTTCCAGTTGCAGATCTGATCGAACCATTTCCCGACAGCGACCAGCCCGCTCATCACTCCCATGATACGGAAGAAGTTGGCTTTGCTCCGCCTCATGCTCCACATGTGAGACCCCACGTCGAGCATATACTCGACCACCTCCTTTCTGAGAGGCGGCTCAGCCCGATTCAGCCTCATCGCGACAATCTGAGTCGCCTGGTGCCTCAAGCTATCGAGCTGACTGACGGTTAACGGGTGGATGTAGTGCATTTTAGGCAGCAGCGGCTGCGAGTAGAGATGCATCATGTTTACCAGAGACGAGCAAGTGAACCGCACGGCTAAATGGATTTCTCCCATCTTCTTCACCCCTGATGGGTGCAAGACGAGAAGAGGATACGAATGAGTGTACACTCGATCCGTTTCCAGAGTGGAAAGGCGAATCCTGACCTTCCCGATTCTTGAATCCCTTCCGTTTTTATCCCCTCCGTGCAAATGGCCATTATCAAACACACCAATGGTTACGACAGTGCAAGGATCGTACACCTCCCAAGTGTACTGCTCGTTCCATTTAGGAGAAAAACTGTCGATGATTGTCCTAGTCCTGACCCACTTCTGTCCGTATTTGGCAACACAATAAGCATCAGTCGTCGCCCTCCCATCCTTTGTTTTCATCGGCGAAAGCCCCTGCGCGTTCAAAATCCCCAACTCGAGAACGCCAATGCTCGACTTCCATAGCACTTTCGCAGTCGGCCTAAGATCGCTGCTGTAGTGAGTGGACTCGTCCAAGACGTGATAACCGCCTTCCAGACAAACTCTCAAATGAATCTTGCTGGCAAACTTCATGTCCTTTTTCTTTTCGCCTTCGACTATAATATGTTTCTCCAGATTAAACCACCTTGTATTCACAGGCTTGTGGTCCAGCCTCCTGTCCACGTACTGCAACGGGATACCACATCTTCCGAGAACCTCGTCTTTGTTTGGCGCAACGCGGTCTTCCACGCTCAAAA from Salvia splendens isolate huo1 chromosome 15, SspV2, whole genome shotgun sequence encodes the following:
- the LOC121768667 gene encoding FT-interacting protein 3-like, whose amino-acid sequence is MQRPPHEDFSLKETKPHLGGGKVTGDKLTSTYDLVEQMQYLYVRVVKAKDLPGKDVSGSCDPYVEVRLGNYKGTTRHFEKKSNPEWNQVFAFSKDRIQASVLEVSVKDKDVVKDDFIGRVVFDMNEIPKRVPPDSPLAPQWYRLEDRKSEKAKGELMLAVWMGTQADEAFPEAWHSDAATVSGADGLANIRSKVYLSPKLWYLRVNVIEAQDLQPSDKGRYPEVYVKAILGNQALRTRVSMSKSINPMWNEDLMFVAAEPFEEPLILSVEDRVAPNKDEVLGRCGIPLQYVDRRLDHKPVNTRWFNLEKHIIVEGEKKKDMKFASKIHLRVCLEGGYHVLDESTHYSSDLRPTAKVLWKSSIGVLELGILNAQGLSPMKTKDGRATTDAYCVAKYGQKWVRTRTIIDSFSPKWNEQYTWEVYDPCTVVTIGVFDNGHLHGGDKNGRDSRIGKVRIRLSTLETDRVYTHSYPLLVLHPSGVKKMGEIHLAVRFTCSSLVNMMHLYSQPLLPKMHYIHPLTVSQLDSLRHQATQIVAMRLNRAEPPLRKEVVEYMLDVGSHMWSMRRSKANFFRIMGVMSGLVAVGKWFDQICNWKNPITTVLIHILFLILVMYPELILPTVFLYLFLIGVWYYRWRPRHPPHMDTRLSCADNAHPDELDEEFDTFPTSRPADIVRMRYDRLRSIAGRIQTVVGDLATQGERLQNLLSWRDPRATALFVIFCLISASVLYVTPFQVVALLGGFYVLRHPRFRYKLPSVPLNFFRRLPARTDCML